The following is a genomic window from Dermacentor variabilis isolate Ectoservices chromosome 11, ASM5094787v1, whole genome shotgun sequence.
TTGGATGAGCTGTACATGACAACATGATTTAGCAACTGGGAAGGTTTAATTACCACATTCAAAAACCACCACAAGGCCCTAAGGGTGTGCATAATGAGTGTGCTGTTCTTGACCTTTTGTCATTGCAGATCCTGGTAGATGCCAAGGCACTGTTCCAGCCCCTTCCCAGCCTCGTAGACATCAATGTGCCACCGGTAATGTGGCTTTATTTATTTGGATCTGTGCACCAGCTTATTGCAACAACTTTAATTGCTGCAGGAGTGCAAGTTTACAGTATGTGGGGACATTCACGGCCAGTTCTTTGACCTCATGAACATCTTTGAGCTGAATGGGCTGCCATCTGAGACTAACCCATATGTATCCTTTGGCTGGTGGTGTAATGAGAGTTTTCTCTACCTTTAGGCAcacacacagtgtgtgtgtgtgtgtgtgtgtgtgtgtgtgtgtgtgtgtgtgtgtgtgtgtgtgtgtgtgtgtgtgtgtgtgtgtgtgtgtgtgtgtgtgtgtgtgtgtgtgtgtgtttgtgtgtgtgtgtgtgtgtttgtgtgtgtgtcttttttcttttggatGTGGGATTTGCTTAATCGTTGACCTGTTCTTTGACCTGTTCTTTGACCTGTTCTTAATCCTTGACCTGTTCTTAATCCTTGACCTGTTCTTCTTGACCTGACCAGCTGTTCAATGGAGACTTTGTTGACCGGGGTTCATTCTCAGTCGAGTGCATCTTCACATTGCTTGGCTTCAAGTTGCTCTATCCAAATCACATGTACATGTCACGAGGTAAGGAGACTGTTAAATGCTTGCGGCTTTAACAACATTTGTATTGTTGTAAAGCCAGACTGAACTGTTTTCCTCGGCAGGAAACCATGAGAGCCAGACCATGAACCAAATGTATGGTTTTGAAGGGGAGGTCAAGGCCAAGTATCCTTTACAAATCAACACCGTAGTCAAACTGTGGTATATATTGAGATAATTATTGCATTGTCTTCCAGAGAAATTTGTCGAAGTCCATTAAATCAACATTCATCTGCATATGAAAATGTAACTTTATTATACAATTTCATGTTGATGTGAAATGGGAATGCTAGTGAGCATCACTGTCCTGCCATTTTGCATATGTCAGATATGTATAAATATGCACAAATTGCTGTTGGTTCTGCCATCTTGAAAGCTCTGTTACCATTGATTTTGACTCTACAGCTGTGCCATTGTGGTAACTCAGCTGTGCCGACTCATTTATGATGCAGTGATCACACACACTAGTCACGTTTATGCAACTTGTGAAAAGCAGACATCTTGTGCATGATCAAAGTTCGATGCCATAATGAACATGGATATAATGAAATAtctgatataacaaagtaaattagAAATGCTTTTTGCCGATATCAGCACATAACAAAAATACACTTGTAACAAATCCAGATATACTGAAGGTATTTTCGTGTCAGGTgcaactttgttataatgaggttttactgtgtaATTAATCTTATTAGTGTTTGTTTACAACTTTCAGTATAGTTTATTGAGAAGGCAAGATCACTTGTTTTGTATTTATGACACCTGGAATGTTAATTTGGCAGGTTCTCACTGTTTGTGATTATAGTCCTATAGCTACAACTTGGGCTACAAAAGGTGCTCTGAGTCACACTAGTTCACCTGTTGTTCTATAACTTGGGCTTTGCAACATTTACTGAAATTGGAATCTGGAAGCATCCCTGCATTGTTTTGTCTTTGAAATGTGTTGCAGCTGGATGTTGAACCTGTGATCTTGTGCAAAGTGACAGAATGCCGTGGCACTGGAGGCATTCTGCTGCAGAGCATTAAGTTATGCAGAGCATAAATGAATGCAGAGCATTCATTTGAAGTTGAAACTACAGTAGAATAAGAATGAAACAATTATGTTCATATGAATTTCAGTGTGCCAGGGTCAGTAGCAGAAGCCAATGTGTGTAAAAGGCAGTTGTAATTCTATGGCTGACCAGTGCTAGTTTCACTTTGTTTTTATCTAAATTAATCTGATAAATATGGCTTGAAACAGGCAGTTCGTGAGAGCAGATGATTGGGAAAATTTGTTCAGCTTTGCAAACTTTAACCTGCAGGTAGACAGACAGATGGAAGGAGCACAGATGAGACACACAGGTCATTTGTATGCATGCCAAATGTCTCACTCTTGCAACAGATGATGCTGTTCAAGGGCTCATTTTCATACTTTGTTTCACAATATGTTGGCAGTGAAAGCTGGCGTCATCCAATGAAAAGTGTGCGAACGCATTATGTCCCATCGTGGTGCAGCATCATCTGCTCTAAAAAAACATGTATAATAGCATGAAAATGAAGCTGCTCTGCCAACAGTAAACTTTACCTTCATCCCAGCCAAAAGTCATATATATTTGCATCCAAACAACACTTTCTAGCAAAATTCTGAGCCATCAGTTATGTCAGTGCTATGTAAATCTATGGGGCATCAGCTGGCTATGTAGGTGCATTTTTCTGCTTAAGCTAGCAAAAATTTAGGAAGTATCATCGTTGTTTTCTCCCCTTGTCTTGCAGCATGAGGCATGTGAGTAGGGAGCCTTGTGGAGAGCACAGCGGACTTATCGTGGTCATCTTCATGTTAAGCGGTGGTGTTCATGAAGCGCTGTGAATATCAATCAAAAGTGCTTCCTCGTTTTGTGTTGGGTGTTTACAGTACCCAATAAAGCTTTGAGTTGAACCAGCAAACGCTATCAGATGTCGAAACTGCATGTCTGCAAAGTGGGTAGCAGACAACAAAACTAGCACGACACGGAATTCCTCTGTTGCTATAAATGAGTGCATTCATTAAACTGTTGTGTAGTCAACTTCTAATAGTAGATAACCTTTTCTTTAATAGTATAAGGACATTTGTCTATACTGTAGCACAAGTTATGCTACTCATATTGCTGAAAATGGCACTGGACATAGAGTCTATATTCTtgcactagaaaatgaaaagtCTGAATAgctggtacaaaaaaaaagagatttcataaagaatttgattgtttaagaTGACGTCGTAAGACTATATCTAGTGGATAAATAGCCACACAATGAAAATGTATAGTACCATGGAGGTTCAGTTGCAACTACATCCTAGTGCACATAGTATTCCCAAATGCCATGCAGAGTCTCGTAGCCTTGGCCACGCTACCAAGAAATTATGAGTCAGAGTATTGAGTATCCCTTGTGGACACTTCTTCTCAGGACTCTGGCCAGTTATAGAAGTATTGCTTTATGGTCCTTAGCCTTGCCTCTCAGATACACACCCAACATGGCTGAGCTATTCACAGAAGTGTTCAACTGGCTTCCCTTGGCTCATCTCATCAATGGACGTGTTCTGGTGTGTGCTGCTTTATGACGTAATAGCTTTGTCTCGCCATGTTTACTGCATACTTTGCCACATGGCTTGCTTCCTCTGCTGGCATGATTGAACTACATGTGGTGCTTAATGCATTGTAGGGAACTGCTTTGTAGTGTTAAAACATTTCTTTTGTGTGTGGTTCTTAGAGAAGTCTACATCCCTAGTAGGCAATGAAAGCTACACATCAAGTGCACAAAATTTATTAATTCATTAGTAATATGAAGCAGTTGATCTTTTCAGGAATAAATTAATTTTATTTTGTCACATGCTGTGCTGTATATAAAGTGCCACTTTTTGTAAACCCCGATGAAGACAGTTCCACAGGTccaaactgttgaaattaaatactagttctgtttaccttgtagcgcTTCTCAAGATTTTTGCCTTTGAAGGTAGCCTGAAAAATTTCTCTCTATACTTATATAGATATATCATAAGATGCCAACTATATAGTATATTGTGATgcatgtaacaatatatatatatatatatatatatatatatatatatatatattcgaattCTCTGATAGTATATGTATTTTCCACCACATGACTTTTAAAATAATCTTGGGAAGATATTAAGGAGCTAGGCAGAGCACCTCAACAATATGCATATCATTCCTGGTTTCACTGTTCACCGTGGATGCATGCTTTCCAGTTGCAAGTGCCAAGTTcatgttttattattttgttCTTGTGCTACAGTCACCTAAAGTATCTTATATTGACACATTTTTGCCTAGCTAAGATGCTTATTCCTTGAACATTTTACATGATCTCCATCCTGAGTCTCAAGTAACAACTTAGTGAACCAATACGGGCCTAGCTTCTCCAAAGTGGTCTGTGGATAGCCCAGCACAGACAGGCTGGTGTTGTCTAAGATTAAAAAGCTTCTTATATGTAGGATTCATTATATTGCATTTCTGAACAAAAGAAGCCTACCTTGGCACACCCGGCAGTTCACTATGGCATCCGATTACAAGTGGCGACGCTCAACCACTCCTTTGTTGCGATTGCTCAGAGCTGCTCCAGTAGTAGTCGCTGTCATGCTATGCAGGTGATGCATGGAGGCCTGTTCTCCGATGACAATGTGACGCTAGACGATATCCGCAAGACATCCCGTAACAGGCAACCACCAGAGGAAGGCATCATGTGTGAACTTCTGTGGTCGGACCCCCAGCCCCAAGAGGGTCGCTCCCCCAGCAAGCGTGGTGTGGGCATTCACTTTGGACCCGATGTGACGCGGCACTTCCTGCAGCGCAACAACCTAGACTACATTGTGCGTAGCCATGAAGTCAAGGCCGACGGCTACGAGGTTGCCCACCAAGGCAAATGCATCACTGTCTTCTCTGCGCCAAACTACTGGTTAGTACTGAATCCTGAGTTCTCCAATTTGTTCAGATTTTGTTTGGCTATTAAACTTTACATTTAACAAGAAAAGTAGCTAATGTCAGATGCTGTCCATGTTCAACCCTTCTTAGTTTTCTGCTTGAATAGAAGCATGTGCAGTTGTTTGCTCTTATGTAGCTTGTGCATTTGACACTGTTTGCTGTTGCTGTGTAGACCTATCCTGTAAATGATGATTGTTTGTACACATGCCTTGTTTACTTACGAAATAGTCGTGGGCATTGTTGTTACGTTGTTATTAGCTGTGGCATATCATTTACAAAGTGTTATTTCATCCAAGCTATTTGTACATGACCACCATTTTGTTATATCCGTTGCCATCATGTCATGGGTGCAGCGACCTCATCAAGCTTTATATGTTGTAGTTTTTTGTAGCTCTTTCCTTTCATGTAAAGgaaaaattgaaaattaaaaAGGGGTCATGTGTTAGGATCAGTACATTTTAGCAAAATCGTGGCATGTGGAAGCAATACTCAGATTATTATGTCCATTTTCCTGCCATAACTGCAGTTGACTTCCACTGaagtattttctttttgtgtgtttctGTGCAGTGACACTATGGGGAACAAGGGAGCTTTCATCACCATGAACGGCCGCGACCTGAAGCCTAAGTTCACCACA
Proteins encoded in this region:
- the PpD3 gene encoding protein phosphatase D3, with product MAAILEGSGGSETECLLRNESYAHKSPPEKEELAAKYKEQANEHFKKQEFNAAIELYSKAIEADPYKAVYYGNRSFAYLKTECFGYALKDASKAIELDRTYVKGYYRRAAAYMSLGKFKQALKDFEAVTKARPSDRDASAKYSECLKVVRRMAFERAIAVDDSKKSVADSIDIEAMCIEDDYKGPQLQDGRVTLEFMKELMETFKAGRKLHRKYAYKILVDAKALFQPLPSLVDINVPPECKFTVCGDIHGQFFDLMNIFELNGLPSETNPYLFNGDFVDRGSFSVECIFTLLGFKLLYPNHMYMSRGNHESQTMNQMYGFEGEVKAKYTPNMAELFTEVFNWLPLAHLINGRVLVMHGGLFSDDNVTLDDIRKTSRNRQPPEEGIMCELLWSDPQPQEGRSPSKRGVGIHFGPDVTRHFLQRNNLDYIVRSHEVKADGYEVAHQGKCITVFSAPNYCDTMGNKGAFITMNGRDLKPKFTTYEAVPHPNIKPMAYASSLLAL